In Spirosoma aureum, a single genomic region encodes these proteins:
- a CDS encoding sensor histidine kinase codes for MKKPVIIFLHIGYWLLYWFLFTFLYFLSRATSHAIFDDDWAVIIGLASLTGFISFYAFYSWLVPIYLTKQRVPEFIAYGLAVSVVTGFLTTLVISLTVYSIASIFPEVEGEVTLVSTFTVLALVNGLLGTIIRGFITWFDEIRVKEALVNKNLQIELSLLKAQINPHFLFNTLNNIDVLIEHDAKTASLYLNKLSDLLRFVLYEAQADQISLTNELEYIRKYVELQKIRTTNSHFVDFQIIGQPGSLTIAPMIFIPYIENAFKHATNKKVNDAIRIQIAIDGEELRFCCVNVIDKGRTTVQTHGGLGNQLLSQRLALLYPDQHKLDVRATEDEYRVDLLVQVKAHELPHR; via the coding sequence ATGAAAAAGCCGGTCATTATTTTTCTACATATTGGCTATTGGCTGCTCTACTGGTTTCTGTTCACCTTTCTCTATTTCCTGTCCAGAGCTACCTCGCATGCTATCTTCGACGACGATTGGGCAGTCATTATTGGACTGGCATCACTCACCGGATTTATCAGTTTCTATGCATTTTACAGCTGGCTGGTTCCAATTTATCTGACGAAGCAGCGCGTTCCGGAATTCATCGCGTACGGGCTGGCCGTCAGCGTTGTCACGGGCTTTCTGACGACACTGGTTATATCCCTTACGGTTTATAGCATTGCGTCAATTTTTCCGGAAGTAGAAGGGGAGGTGACGCTGGTAAGCACCTTTACCGTGCTGGCGTTGGTCAATGGATTGCTGGGTACTATCATTCGCGGATTCATTACCTGGTTCGACGAAATCCGCGTAAAGGAAGCTTTAGTCAACAAGAACCTGCAAATTGAATTGTCGTTACTGAAAGCCCAGATCAATCCTCACTTTTTGTTCAATACGCTCAACAACATTGATGTACTGATCGAACATGACGCCAAAACCGCGTCACTTTATCTGAATAAGCTCTCAGATTTACTGCGATTCGTCCTGTATGAAGCTCAGGCCGATCAGATCTCGCTGACTAATGAACTGGAATACATCCGGAAATACGTTGAATTACAGAAAATAAGAACGACCAACTCCCACTTTGTCGATTTCCAGATCATTGGTCAACCCGGATCGCTGACCATTGCACCAATGATCTTTATTCCCTACATTGAGAATGCCTTTAAGCATGCCACCAATAAAAAGGTGAACGATGCGATTCGAATTCAGATCGCAATAGATGGCGAAGAATTACGATTTTGCTGTGTCAATGTGATCGACAAAGGCAGAACTACCGTGCAAACGCATGGCGGCTTAGGCAATCAATTATTAAGCCAACGGTTAGCGCTCTTGTATCCCGATCAGCATAAGCTGGACGTACGGGCAACAGAGGACGAATACCGTGTCGATTTACTTGTACAGGTAAAAGCCCATGAACTGCCTCATCGTTGA
- a CDS encoding LytR/AlgR family response regulator transcription factor, with protein sequence MNCLIVEDEPLAMLRLKEYVQRVPFLQLNHALDNALDAIGVLQKEKIDLLFLDIEMDGFSGIQLLESLPKRPAVILTTAFDQYALKGFDLQVVDYLLKPYTFERFLQAVTRAYESIPTGKENEATQSRFLFIKTEYRLQKVSLENILFVEGMRDYRRIHLDTEKIMTLETFGELAQQLPESTFCRVHKSYLVSLNKIEAIERDRIRIQNTLIPISDTYRERFYQSIGRPLKSPR encoded by the coding sequence ATGAACTGCCTCATCGTTGAAGACGAACCTCTGGCCATGCTTCGGCTCAAAGAGTACGTACAGCGCGTACCGTTCCTGCAACTAAACCACGCGCTGGATAATGCGCTGGATGCGATTGGTGTCCTGCAAAAAGAAAAAATCGATTTACTTTTTCTGGACATTGAGATGGATGGCTTTTCGGGAATCCAGCTTCTGGAATCATTGCCCAAACGACCCGCCGTTATCTTAACGACCGCTTTCGATCAATATGCCCTGAAAGGATTTGATTTGCAAGTGGTCGATTATCTGCTTAAACCCTACACCTTTGAGCGTTTCCTGCAGGCCGTAACGCGGGCGTATGAATCCATACCTACAGGCAAAGAAAACGAAGCGACACAAAGCCGTTTCCTGTTTATTAAGACGGAATACCGGCTCCAGAAAGTATCGCTTGAAAACATCCTGTTTGTTGAAGGCATGCGGGATTACCGCAGGATTCATCTCGACACGGAGAAAATTATGACGCTCGAAACATTCGGCGAACTGGCGCAGCAATTGCCCGAATCGACGTTTTGTCGGGTTCACAAATCGTATCTGGTTTCTCTGAATAAAATAGAAGCCATTGAGCGCGACCGGATTCGGATTCAGAATACCCTGATTCCTATATCGGATACGTATCGGGAACGTTTTTATCAATCGATTGGCCGCCCGTTGAAAAGCCCCCGGTAG
- a CDS encoding MGMT family protein: MSEQRDYFEEVYEVVRLVPKGRVTTYGSIARYLSLRAGARMVGWAMNGCHNRPDVPAHRVVNSVGLLSGKHFFGGPTIMQQLLEDEGVRIEKDRVVDFKTLLWDPSLELAI; this comes from the coding sequence ATGTCTGAACAGCGCGACTATTTTGAAGAAGTGTATGAGGTTGTGCGTCTGGTCCCTAAAGGACGGGTCACAACCTACGGGTCTATTGCCCGCTACCTGAGCCTGCGGGCGGGTGCCCGTATGGTTGGCTGGGCCATGAACGGCTGCCACAACCGCCCGGATGTACCGGCCCATCGGGTGGTTAACAGCGTTGGGCTATTATCTGGCAAGCATTTCTTTGGTGGACCAACGATCATGCAGCAACTGCTGGAAGACGAGGGGGTTCGGATCGAAAAAGACCGGGTTGTGGATTTCAAAACATTACTTTGGGACCCATCGCTGGAGTTAGCCATCTAG
- a CDS encoding DUF3109 family protein, whose product MILIDNTCISDDVAEKFFVCNLDKCKGACCVEGDMGAPLEGDEPAILDRIYDDIKPYLSPEGIRVIEQKGGYESDGDGGFVTNTVGGRECVYATWDDRGILKCGIEEAYNDGKVDWKKPISCHLYPIRVTKYESFHALNYDRWPICSPACSFGEQLNVPIYKFVREALVRAYGGEWYTRLTKAIEEKE is encoded by the coding sequence ATGATTCTCATTGACAATACGTGCATCAGTGACGATGTTGCTGAAAAATTTTTCGTCTGCAACCTCGATAAATGCAAAGGAGCCTGCTGCGTCGAGGGCGATATGGGTGCCCCGCTCGAAGGCGACGAACCGGCTATTCTGGACCGGATTTATGACGATATAAAACCTTACCTTTCGCCGGAAGGTATTCGGGTAATTGAGCAAAAGGGCGGCTACGAATCCGACGGTGACGGTGGCTTTGTCACCAATACGGTTGGCGGTCGTGAGTGCGTTTATGCTACCTGGGACGATCGCGGCATTCTAAAATGCGGCATTGAAGAAGCCTACAACGATGGCAAAGTAGACTGGAAAAAACCCATCTCGTGCCACCTCTACCCGATCCGCGTTACCAAATATGAATCGTTTCATGCCCTTAACTACGACCGTTGGCCCATTTGCAGCCCCGCCTGTAGTTTCGGCGAACAGTTGAATGTACCCATTTATAAGTTTGTTCGTGAAGCCCTGGTTCGGGCCTACGGCGGAGAATGGTACACCCGATTAACGAAAGCCATTGAAGAGAAGGAATAA
- a CDS encoding T9SS type B sorting domain-containing protein, which translates to MNRFLRLCGVLAVLFSWLLPTYHLWGMHADVTTTLAAPGAWGDCKSGYDQSIVVQAYGPIKLERPAKTSLCPGSDAIVLKAPDLPATYTWYWNGSAISGLNANTQVVSQPGSYYARVRDKSTGLETNTDTITLTKAINPTATLSAANPGGTFCERDSLQLIAGGGLSYQWFLNDREIIGPHSPTFTAKQAGRYSVTVTDANGCHANSDPLTITVQARPKPAIDSIPPVCGIDASAISLRASPPGGTFSGPGVSGSSFDPKLAGFGVHTISYRSPPANGCSGENDQRLVRVNPLPTVQLPEQIETSPQGIFTLEPIVTGTGPFSYQWQPAIWLNNSTQSAVKVIFPRQDTTYIVRVRDVFGCVAEGSIRIIVRSKASIPDAFTPNGDQINDTWKLPGIESYPKAQMTVLTRWGEVVFRSQDGYITPFDGRYNGEPLPTGVYLYILKLSPDAEPLRGSVVLAR; encoded by the coding sequence ATGAACCGGTTCCTACGCTTATGCGGAGTTCTGGCTGTTCTGTTTTCCTGGCTACTACCAACGTATCACCTTTGGGGAATGCATGCGGACGTTACGACAACCCTTGCGGCCCCCGGTGCGTGGGGTGATTGTAAAAGCGGTTATGACCAATCGATAGTAGTTCAGGCTTATGGACCTATAAAGCTCGAACGTCCGGCAAAAACATCCCTATGTCCGGGTTCTGATGCAATCGTACTGAAAGCACCTGACTTACCAGCAACGTACACCTGGTACTGGAACGGTTCAGCGATAAGCGGATTAAACGCCAATACACAGGTTGTTTCGCAACCGGGCAGCTATTATGCCCGCGTTCGGGACAAGAGCACTGGCCTGGAAACGAATACCGATACCATCACGCTGACCAAAGCAATAAATCCAACTGCCACGCTTAGCGCAGCGAATCCTGGTGGTACCTTCTGCGAACGTGATTCGTTACAGCTCATAGCCGGAGGTGGCCTTTCGTATCAGTGGTTTTTAAACGATCGGGAGATCATTGGACCACATAGCCCGACGTTCACGGCCAAACAGGCCGGACGCTATTCGGTAACGGTAACTGATGCAAACGGTTGCCATGCGAATTCAGACCCACTTACGATTACAGTACAAGCTCGTCCGAAACCCGCCATCGACTCCATTCCACCAGTTTGCGGCATCGATGCATCGGCGATCAGCCTTCGTGCCTCTCCGCCAGGCGGCACATTCAGCGGACCGGGCGTCAGTGGTTCGTCGTTCGATCCGAAGCTGGCCGGATTTGGGGTCCATACAATCAGCTATCGATCTCCACCTGCCAATGGTTGTTCGGGCGAAAACGACCAGCGGCTGGTTCGCGTGAATCCGCTACCGACGGTCCAGCTTCCGGAACAGATCGAGACTAGCCCTCAGGGTATTTTCACACTTGAACCAATCGTTACAGGTACCGGGCCCTTCTCGTACCAGTGGCAACCGGCCATCTGGCTAAACAATTCAACACAATCGGCGGTCAAGGTTATCTTCCCCAGGCAGGATACGACCTATATCGTTCGTGTACGGGATGTGTTCGGTTGCGTAGCTGAAGGATCGATACGAATCATCGTCCGCTCAAAAGCCAGCATTCCAGATGCCTTTACCCCAAATGGTGATCAGATCAACGACACCTGGAAATTGCCCGGTATCGAGTCATATCCAAAGGCACAAATGACCGTTTTAACTCGCTGGGGTGAGGTCGTATTCCGTTCTCAGGATGGCTATATCACTCCCTTTGATGGCCGCTACAATGGTGAACCTTTGCCTACAGGAGTGTATCTTTACATACTGAAACTATCGCCCGATGCCGAGCCGCTGCGCGGATCGGTTGTGCTGGCGCGATAG
- a CDS encoding LysM peptidoglycan-binding domain-containing protein translates to MKKLTYSLTLLFALISLVVAAQTSVPVVPEQVTFADISVRLDPDARRIVQQDVNALLSNRQYWTAKLDRVVLYFPMIEAILIDEDVPTDFKYLAVQESSLTPDAVSASTAVGYWQFKRETATDHGLRVDDEIDERKSITASTHGAAKYLKKSNSQFNNWVASLYSYYLGAGGISKLIPPDWSYAREVALDGRTDRYILRFFAHKVAIENALKFHQTTNQFALIEYANGGGKSLKSISDELGVDEFELRKYNRWILGDAVPTDKAYVMAIPVLNNQINDVRQKIVSVGARKTPDFVQNDVGFPVLRRVTTGLSKNEPVLYEINGLPGIQAQAGDNSASLARKAKISLSSFLRYNDMSERDPIIVNDVYYLAKKMKKALVPFHTVRQDETSRSISQRYGIRLKKLMRYNRLDRLQKLAVGRVMWLRERRPANKPIEIINAPTPPVYDQTPTPPTRADVADRSSGGPNRPVTGIDNVPRNASERKKYQPKLVEGGITPNDGTSEPATAPRQEPARPSISPVGENNPVVNDRPVPTTTSRSTTTDGSQRVVIVRTPDASEAPRTVPVATAPEREQPATDIPAAPVKTAKPSDTYASNRPVKAAPVQQSGYEGPREQQADGTLSAVTPPSTRPTSPAVVKTEPRSTPPAEKPLPEPVKPSPSVMNRVTPSTSSVTKSAATHTVAPGQTYYSISRLYGLRVEELLALNNLTMNNVLEVGQQLTVKPTAGRVVQPSRTSDAPATKADVTYHTVEKGETMFRISKQYGVTIEQIQEWNNLSDNSVKVGQRIKILKQ, encoded by the coding sequence ATGAAAAAATTGACGTACTCCCTAACCCTTTTATTCGCACTAATCAGCCTGGTAGTAGCAGCCCAAACATCGGTGCCCGTTGTACCTGAGCAAGTGACGTTTGCCGATATTTCGGTTCGGTTAGACCCCGACGCCCGACGCATCGTTCAACAGGATGTCAATGCCTTACTATCGAATCGACAATACTGGACGGCCAAACTCGATCGCGTGGTCTTGTATTTTCCGATGATCGAAGCGATTCTGATTGACGAAGACGTACCTACCGATTTCAAATACCTCGCCGTACAGGAAAGCTCGCTCACACCTGATGCCGTCTCGGCGTCAACGGCTGTTGGCTACTGGCAGTTCAAGCGCGAAACGGCTACTGATCATGGTTTGCGGGTCGATGACGAAATTGATGAGCGTAAAAGTATCACGGCTTCTACCCACGGGGCCGCTAAATATTTAAAAAAGAGCAATTCACAGTTTAACAACTGGGTAGCATCGCTCTATTCGTATTACCTCGGTGCGGGTGGTATTTCCAAACTGATTCCACCCGATTGGTCCTATGCCCGCGAGGTAGCGCTGGATGGCCGCACGGATCGGTATATCCTACGCTTCTTCGCCCATAAGGTAGCCATTGAAAATGCCCTGAAATTCCACCAGACAACGAATCAGTTCGCCCTGATTGAATATGCAAACGGGGGAGGAAAAAGCCTTAAATCCATTTCGGATGAACTGGGTGTTGATGAGTTCGAACTTCGTAAATACAATCGCTGGATTCTGGGCGATGCTGTTCCAACAGACAAGGCCTATGTGATGGCTATTCCGGTTTTAAATAATCAGATCAATGACGTTCGGCAGAAAATCGTTAGCGTTGGTGCCCGGAAAACCCCCGATTTTGTGCAGAATGATGTGGGTTTCCCGGTTCTGCGTCGCGTAACAACGGGCCTCAGCAAAAATGAGCCGGTGCTGTATGAAATCAATGGGCTGCCGGGCATTCAGGCACAGGCGGGAGACAACAGCGCATCACTGGCCCGGAAAGCAAAAATCAGCCTGTCGAGCTTTCTGCGTTACAATGACATGAGCGAGCGCGATCCGATCATTGTCAATGATGTGTATTACCTGGCCAAGAAAATGAAAAAAGCCCTGGTGCCCTTTCATACAGTACGCCAGGACGAAACATCGCGCAGCATCTCGCAACGCTACGGTATCAGGCTCAAAAAACTGATGCGCTACAACCGTCTCGACCGACTTCAGAAACTGGCCGTTGGCCGGGTAATGTGGCTGCGCGAACGTCGGCCAGCGAACAAACCCATTGAGATCATCAATGCGCCAACACCACCAGTTTATGACCAGACGCCTACCCCGCCCACCCGTGCCGATGTGGCTGATCGTAGCTCCGGAGGGCCAAACCGACCAGTAACGGGCATTGACAATGTCCCCCGGAATGCATCGGAGCGAAAAAAATACCAGCCTAAACTGGTTGAAGGAGGGATTACGCCTAATGATGGAACGTCGGAACCAGCAACTGCGCCCCGTCAGGAGCCAGCGCGCCCGTCGATCAGTCCCGTTGGCGAGAATAATCCGGTTGTCAACGACCGTCCGGTTCCGACCACAACCAGTCGGTCAACCACTACCGACGGCTCGCAGCGTGTGGTAATCGTTCGTACACCCGATGCGTCAGAAGCACCCCGTACCGTTCCGGTCGCCACCGCACCTGAGCGCGAACAACCGGCGACAGATATACCAGCCGCGCCCGTAAAAACAGCAAAACCGTCGGATACCTACGCCAGTAACCGTCCCGTCAAGGCAGCGCCTGTCCAGCAGAGCGGCTACGAAGGCCCACGTGAACAGCAGGCCGATGGCACCTTATCCGCAGTAACTCCACCATCGACCCGCCCAACTTCGCCAGCGGTCGTCAAAACGGAACCACGCTCAACTCCTCCTGCCGAAAAACCTTTGCCAGAGCCGGTTAAGCCGTCACCATCCGTTATGAATCGGGTCACTCCGTCGACCAGTTCGGTCACTAAATCAGCCGCCACCCACACGGTTGCGCCTGGCCAGACTTATTACAGTATTTCCAGACTATATGGCTTACGTGTCGAGGAGTTACTGGCGTTAAATAATCTGACCATGAACAACGTGCTTGAAGTTGGTCAGCAGTTAACTGTAAAACCAACCGCTGGCCGTGTCGTTCAGCCATCGCGCACCAGTGATGCCCCGGCAACAAAAGCAGACGTGACCTATCATACCGTCGAAAAAGGCGAAACGATGTTCCGCATTTCGAAGCAATATGGTGTAACGATCGAACAGATTCAGGAATGGAACAACCTCAGCGACAATAGTGTCAAAGTGGGTCAACGGATTAAAATTCTGAAGCAGTAG